A genome region from Arthrobacter sp. SLBN-100 includes the following:
- a CDS encoding serine hydrolase domain-containing protein gives MATAQIPPPTGEPGPIDEVALRAKVAGVLNSWPSAGLAVAVVRDGRLAWFHGHGVAEVATGKPVTEDTVFRVGSLTKTVTAVAVMQLWERGLVDLDAPANDYLTTFRLAPVRQGLQPATVRHLLTHTGGVGYWRRMSDLLRPALGSGVRATRVLPLSDYYRRGLPQEIQPGTKWAYSNHGFAALGQIVEDVTGQTLADYMREHVFDPLGMDNTGLVRSDRVRPGMATRYVVRPRGLIPVAEYEMPTPGGGGLYSTAADMGRYVASLLQEGAADRRQLLQPSTVAMMFQPHFQPDPRVPGAGLGFSLDSEGGHRTVAKNGVLSGFLADLAMAPGEGIGVVVLTNTGALSGQGAAVPLGTAVLRQLLRLPDEALRTDLAPHAEVWADLCGWYSPAPGPVTNLFTRLLLGAGVEVLVLHNQLIMKPLTPLPAMRKGMRLHPDDPNDPCVFRVDMSDVGLGTMPVVFTGARNTGNRQLLMDVMAFQKRPDARNPRRLATAALAAGAATLTVLHGLRSRPAAGSPSAH, from the coding sequence ATGGCCACGGCACAGATTCCGCCTCCCACCGGGGAACCCGGGCCCATCGACGAGGTTGCCCTGCGTGCGAAGGTTGCGGGGGTGCTGAACAGCTGGCCCTCCGCCGGCCTGGCAGTTGCGGTTGTGCGTGACGGGAGGCTGGCGTGGTTCCACGGGCATGGTGTTGCAGAGGTCGCGACTGGGAAGCCGGTCACCGAGGACACGGTGTTCCGGGTCGGCTCGCTCACGAAGACAGTCACGGCGGTCGCGGTCATGCAGCTGTGGGAGCGCGGCCTGGTTGATCTGGACGCGCCGGCGAACGACTACCTGACGACCTTCCGGCTGGCGCCGGTTCGGCAGGGCCTCCAACCGGCGACCGTCCGGCACCTGCTCACGCACACTGGCGGTGTGGGCTACTGGCGCCGGATGTCGGATCTGCTCCGTCCGGCCCTGGGCTCGGGCGTTCGCGCAACCCGGGTGCTGCCTCTGAGCGACTATTACCGCCGGGGGTTGCCGCAGGAGATCCAACCCGGCACCAAGTGGGCCTACAGCAACCACGGCTTCGCGGCGCTGGGCCAGATCGTCGAGGACGTCACGGGCCAGACGCTGGCGGATTACATGCGCGAGCACGTGTTCGACCCGCTGGGAATGGACAACACCGGCCTCGTCCGCTCCGACCGCGTGCGTCCCGGCATGGCCACCCGCTACGTCGTACGTCCCCGGGGGCTCATTCCCGTCGCCGAGTATGAGATGCCGACGCCTGGTGGCGGCGGCCTGTACTCCACCGCAGCGGACATGGGCCGCTACGTCGCCTCACTGCTCCAGGAAGGAGCCGCGGACCGGAGGCAGCTACTGCAGCCTTCGACGGTGGCGATGATGTTCCAACCCCACTTCCAGCCCGACCCCCGGGTCCCGGGAGCGGGGCTGGGGTTCAGCCTCGATTCCGAAGGGGGGCACCGCACAGTAGCCAAGAACGGCGTTTTGAGCGGTTTCCTGGCAGACCTGGCCATGGCACCGGGCGAGGGCATCGGCGTCGTGGTCTTGACCAACACCGGCGCGTTGAGCGGCCAAGGAGCAGCCGTCCCGCTCGGCACGGCGGTGCTCCGCCAACTGCTCCGCCTTCCCGACGAAGCGCTGCGGACCGACCTCGCCCCGCACGCAGAGGTGTGGGCCGATCTTTGCGGTTGGTACTCTCCTGCCCCGGGCCCCGTCACGAACCTGTTCACTCGACTGCTCCTGGGCGCCGGCGTCGAAGTTCTCGTCCTCCACAACCAGCTGATCATGAAGCCCCTCACACCGCTCCCCGCGATGCGCAAGGGCATGCGTCTGCACCCGGACGACCCGAACGATCCGTGCGTTTTCCGCGTCGACATGTCCGACGTCGGCCTGGGCACAATGCCGGTCGTGTTCACCGGTGCCCGGAACACGGGCAACAGGCAGCTCTTAATGGATGTAATGGCGTTCCAGAAGCGCCCCGACGCACGCAATCCCAGGCGTCTGGCCACCGCAGCCCTCGCCGCGGGTGCAGCAACGCTGACGGTCCTCCATGGTCTGCGTTCCCGCCCGGCAGCCGGGTCCCCAAGCGCGCATTGA
- a CDS encoding DUF998 domain-containing protein — translation MSTFGIVEPGGDVISRWWRSRAVTKGLILAAIPAVAVYVITDVVSALLYKGYSFLDQAISELSAFGSPVRPLMVTAILTHAALLLAFAIGVLRVARRGSALWWIGAIGVAGFLVVGIPNHTFWAMSSRGTVTGFNDTMHITLSIVFTVTVIATMILSAIAYRGWFRLYAMATLAVVVAFGAAAGFAIRGIEQNETAWAGGFERINAYAYLAWLIMLTVMVTHHELGSPRVGGEVDVSRPEAPA, via the coding sequence ATGAGTACCTTTGGAATTGTTGAACCAGGTGGCGACGTGATCTCACGTTGGTGGCGCAGCCGGGCTGTCACGAAAGGCCTGATTTTGGCGGCGATCCCGGCGGTCGCGGTGTACGTCATCACGGACGTCGTCTCGGCCCTGTTGTACAAGGGCTACAGTTTCCTGGACCAAGCGATCAGTGAACTGAGTGCCTTCGGGTCACCTGTCCGACCGCTCATGGTGACCGCAATCCTCACCCACGCTGCGCTGCTGCTGGCATTCGCAATCGGCGTTCTCCGGGTGGCGCGGCGAGGAAGCGCCTTGTGGTGGATTGGCGCCATCGGGGTCGCGGGTTTCCTGGTCGTGGGCATCCCGAATCACACGTTCTGGGCGATGAGTTCACGGGGGACGGTGACAGGGTTCAACGACACGATGCACATCACGTTGTCGATCGTGTTCACGGTGACCGTGATTGCCACGATGATTCTCTCCGCCATTGCCTACCGGGGCTGGTTCCGCCTTTATGCGATGGCAACGTTGGCCGTTGTGGTCGCGTTCGGGGCGGCTGCTGGGTTCGCGATCCGAGGGATAGAACAGAACGAGACGGCGTGGGCAGGTGGGTTTGAGCGGATCAACGCTTATGCCTACTTAGCATGGCTCATCATGCTCACCGTCATGGTGACTCACCATGAACTCGGCTCTCCGAGGGTCGGCGGTGAGGTCGACGTTTCCCGTCCCGAGGCACCCGCGTGA
- a CDS encoding amidase family protein, with the protein MAGRPAWRLPRISGEAYPTRDAPAIWRLRAAGAVPLGPTNLANLAIRWLCVSESWGATINPWDPS; encoded by the coding sequence TTGGCGGGGAGACCGGCATGGAGACTGCCACGGATCTCTGGCGAGGCCTATCCCACCCGGGACGCCCCGGCAATCTGGAGGCTCCGGGCGGCTGGGGCCGTCCCCCTCGGCCCCACAAACCTGGCCAACTTGGCCATACGTTGGCTCTGCGTCAGTGAGTCGTGGGGTGCGACGATCAACCCCTGGGACCCTAGCTGA
- a CDS encoding DUF1003 domain-containing protein translates to MSEQNVTWHTRHKSSLTKGERAADYLRNGMGSWPFVGGFILFMVLWAAVNTFAMASRAWDPYPYILLNLFLSMLAGLQGAILLIAAKRQDAIASAMAQHDYDTDMEAKSEIEELTKINEQQLLILRELQSLAQGIGRV, encoded by the coding sequence ATGAGTGAGCAGAATGTCACGTGGCATACCCGGCATAAGTCTTCACTGACCAAAGGAGAGCGGGCGGCCGACTACCTGCGCAACGGCATGGGTAGCTGGCCTTTCGTCGGGGGATTCATCCTTTTTATGGTCCTCTGGGCCGCCGTCAACACCTTCGCGATGGCCAGTCGGGCATGGGACCCCTACCCCTACATCCTGCTGAACCTGTTTCTATCGATGCTCGCTGGTCTTCAGGGCGCCATCCTGCTGATCGCAGCCAAGCGCCAGGATGCCATCGCTTCTGCCATGGCGCAGCACGACTACGACACCGATATGGAGGCGAAGAGTGAAATCGAAGAGCTCACGAAAATCAATGAACAACAGCTTCTGATCCTCCGTGAACTTCAGTCGCTGGCCCAAGGCATCGGCAGGGTGTAG
- a CDS encoding beta-phosphoglucomutase family hydrolase, whose product MPGSPTASAALSPFDAVIFDLDGVVTDTASVHEAAWRQLFDGVLTDPRVPADVRADPCTSSDYLNYVDGRPREEGVRAFLESRGMSLPSGHVSDPAGEWTVHGLAAMKDRIFKERLGQQGVRTFPGTVALLRRLRAAGVPVVLATSSRNASAVLAAAGLSDAFDLVMGGVVAGELGLAGKPDPALFLEVVHRLGVPPARAVVIEDAVAGVEAARRGGFGLVVGIDRADRRAELEAAGADVVLTDVSQLDLGRVITDPWHLVYEGYDPAHEGHREALTTVGNGYLAVRGSAPESRRGDVHYPGTYLAGVYNRLTSSVQGQVSEDEHMVNQPNWLVLDVRIEGTDWWSRGGLKIRRERRVLDMRRAILEREVELEAPDGRRLKVRQRRFASMAQPHLAALETVLVAVGWTGPAAIRSGVDTDVTNENVPEDVLLSHRHLVALDPPDAADPLPVTEVQTTQSHVRIATALRTQVSGEPGTGTAGGEAGLYYRFWDVQLHDGVPLAVTKTASVVTSRDRAVSAPALAAAAVLRTSATDFEALLSRHEDAWVRLLRLFEINIEGHTQVQLILNLHVFHLLQALSPHTAELDAGVPARGLHGEGYRGHIFWDELFVLPLLTSRMPSVARSLITYRWRRLPAAREAAAAAGYRGALFPWQSGSDGREETPRWLFNRRSGRWVPDFSHLQRHAGLAVAYNAWQYFLASQDREWLLRHGAELIVEVARCVVSMADYEEEEDRFHLRGVMGPDEYHTGPADNPGAGLDDNAYTNVMAAWVCAQAAMIMATLHGHDLEDLQARLTVKPGETAEWLHVSQRMAVPFHDGIISQFQGYEGLQELDWEHYRNTYRNIERLDLILEAEGDSTNRYRLAKQADVLMLLYVFGEKELRLILSGLGYAVTAAQVGDTVSYYLARTAHGSTLSRVAHASVLAATDPDRAWTTFREALSADLDDTQGGTTSTGIHLGAMAGSIDVVQRSFAGLRITADALLFAPKMPKGLQGVSFHVRYRGHLLTVGLEHGKLTVSAASGDAPDILVQVGSENVQLGAGESRLFVLD is encoded by the coding sequence TTGCCGGGGTCTCCCACCGCATCCGCTGCGCTTTCACCGTTTGACGCCGTGATCTTCGACCTGGACGGCGTGGTGACCGATACGGCGTCGGTTCATGAAGCTGCCTGGCGGCAACTGTTCGATGGCGTGCTCACGGATCCACGGGTACCCGCCGACGTGCGCGCGGACCCTTGCACCAGCAGTGACTACCTCAATTATGTGGACGGCCGGCCACGGGAGGAAGGCGTGCGCGCCTTCCTGGAATCCAGGGGTATGTCGCTGCCGTCCGGCCATGTCTCTGATCCTGCCGGTGAATGGACGGTCCACGGCTTGGCTGCCATGAAAGACAGGATTTTCAAGGAGCGGCTTGGACAGCAAGGAGTCCGAACCTTCCCAGGAACCGTCGCTCTTCTCAGGAGGCTCCGGGCGGCCGGGGTGCCGGTAGTCCTGGCCACATCAAGCCGCAATGCCTCTGCAGTCCTTGCTGCTGCAGGACTGTCGGACGCCTTTGATTTAGTCATGGGCGGAGTCGTGGCCGGGGAGCTGGGGCTTGCCGGTAAACCTGATCCCGCACTGTTCCTTGAGGTGGTGCACCGGCTGGGTGTTCCTCCTGCCCGTGCTGTGGTGATTGAAGATGCCGTTGCAGGTGTGGAGGCGGCACGGCGCGGCGGCTTCGGCCTGGTTGTTGGCATTGACAGGGCTGACAGGAGGGCTGAGCTGGAGGCGGCAGGGGCTGACGTCGTGCTGACCGACGTCAGCCAGCTCGATCTCGGCCGTGTCATCACCGACCCGTGGCACCTTGTCTATGAGGGCTATGATCCAGCTCACGAAGGACATCGTGAGGCACTCACCACGGTCGGAAACGGCTACCTTGCCGTCCGGGGTTCGGCTCCCGAGAGCAGGAGGGGCGACGTCCATTACCCCGGCACCTACCTGGCAGGCGTCTACAACCGGCTCACCAGCAGCGTGCAGGGACAGGTCAGCGAAGACGAGCACATGGTGAACCAGCCAAACTGGCTCGTGCTGGATGTCCGGATTGAAGGGACGGACTGGTGGTCCCGTGGCGGGCTGAAGATCCGCCGAGAGCGGCGGGTCCTTGACATGCGCCGGGCCATCCTTGAAAGGGAAGTTGAGCTTGAAGCCCCGGACGGCCGCCGGTTGAAGGTGCGGCAGCGCCGCTTCGCCTCGATGGCGCAGCCCCACCTGGCGGCCTTGGAAACTGTACTGGTTGCCGTGGGGTGGACGGGGCCGGCCGCCATCCGCAGTGGGGTTGATACGGACGTCACGAACGAAAACGTCCCCGAGGATGTACTTCTGTCCCACCGCCACCTGGTTGCGCTGGACCCGCCGGACGCAGCGGATCCGTTGCCCGTTACCGAGGTGCAGACGACCCAGAGCCACGTCAGGATCGCCACGGCTCTTCGCACCCAGGTGTCCGGAGAGCCTGGCACCGGTACGGCGGGCGGGGAGGCGGGGCTGTACTACCGCTTCTGGGACGTTCAGCTGCACGACGGCGTCCCCCTGGCGGTGACCAAGACCGCGTCCGTGGTGACGTCCCGCGACAGGGCCGTGTCTGCGCCGGCCCTTGCCGCAGCAGCAGTGCTCCGGACGTCGGCCACAGACTTTGAGGCCCTGCTTTCCCGGCACGAGGACGCGTGGGTGCGGCTGCTGCGTCTCTTTGAAATAAATATCGAAGGCCACACCCAGGTACAGCTGATCCTGAATCTCCATGTCTTCCACCTGCTCCAGGCGCTCAGTCCGCACACCGCCGAACTGGATGCCGGAGTACCTGCCCGTGGGCTGCACGGGGAGGGATACCGCGGGCACATCTTCTGGGACGAACTTTTTGTGTTGCCGCTCCTCACATCCCGGATGCCCTCCGTTGCCCGGTCACTTATCACGTATCGGTGGAGGCGGTTGCCTGCCGCGCGGGAGGCCGCGGCCGCAGCCGGATACCGGGGAGCGCTTTTCCCCTGGCAGAGCGGCAGCGACGGCAGGGAGGAAACGCCCCGCTGGCTTTTCAACCGGCGCTCCGGCCGATGGGTACCTGACTTTTCCCATCTTCAACGCCACGCGGGCCTCGCCGTGGCCTACAACGCCTGGCAGTATTTCCTCGCCAGCCAAGACAGGGAGTGGCTCCTTCGCCATGGGGCCGAGCTGATAGTGGAGGTGGCGCGGTGTGTGGTGTCGATGGCCGACTACGAGGAAGAAGAGGACCGCTTTCACCTTCGCGGTGTCATGGGCCCGGACGAGTACCATACGGGTCCCGCGGACAACCCGGGCGCCGGACTGGACGATAACGCCTACACGAATGTCATGGCGGCCTGGGTATGTGCCCAGGCGGCCATGATCATGGCAACGCTTCACGGCCACGATCTTGAGGATCTGCAGGCACGCCTGACGGTGAAGCCCGGAGAAACAGCCGAATGGCTTCACGTCAGCCAGCGGATGGCGGTGCCGTTCCATGATGGCATCATCAGCCAGTTCCAGGGCTACGAGGGCCTGCAGGAGCTCGACTGGGAGCATTATCGGAACACGTACCGGAACATCGAACGCCTGGACCTCATTCTGGAGGCTGAAGGGGACAGCACCAACCGGTACCGGCTGGCCAAGCAGGCGGACGTCTTGATGCTCCTGTACGTTTTCGGCGAAAAAGAGCTCAGGCTCATCCTGTCCGGGCTGGGTTACGCGGTCACGGCTGCCCAAGTGGGGGACACGGTCAGTTACTATCTGGCAAGAACAGCCCACGGCTCCACATTGAGCCGGGTGGCCCACGCCTCCGTGCTGGCGGCAACGGACCCCGACCGCGCCTGGACAACGTTCCGGGAAGCACTCAGCGCGGACCTCGACGACACCCAGGGAGGCACCACCAGCACCGGCATCCACCTTGGTGCCATGGCAGGTTCCATCGACGTCGTCCAGCGCAGTTTCGCGGGCTTGCGCATCACCGCGGACGCACTCCTCTTCGCACCGAAAATGCCGAAGGGCCTGCAGGGAGTATCCTTCCACGTCCGCTACCGCGGTCACCTGCTCACCGTTGGCCTGGAACACGGAAAACTGACAGTTTCCGCGGCATCCGGCGACGCCCCCGACATCCTGGTGCAGGTCGGCTCGGAAAACGTCCAGCTTGGAGCAGGGGAGTCCCGCCTGTTCGTGCTCGACTGA
- a CDS encoding cation-translocating P-type ATPase, with amino-acid sequence MTQWAGQPTQLPDAAGLSSDRAAALLKERGPNVLPGEKRTPQWRKLLAELTHFFALMLWFAAALAFVAGMPELALAIIVVVIVNGIFAHIQQERAQHAAAKLRTLLPAEVSVRRDGRVMRVHGSELVPGDAVLLSAGDRVPADVVLAEASSCTVDESMLTGESEAVPKGSGDSAWGGTFLVNGETDAVVTRTGADTRLAGIAALASATVSPPSPLALELRRIVRVIAAVALAMAGFFFLVSLLVGIPWRNAFLFAIGVAVALIPEGLLPTVTLSLAMGAQRMAARNALVRNLEAVETLGSTTFICTDKTGTLTQNRMNAVEVFTTEGRVRISGAGYEPAAAIEGTGVALAARTALAARAASQGRAVLHGDEWKADGDPMEAAIDVLARRLNGSAPESAKPSRRFAFDPGRRRESVIIGSTLFVKGAPESVLPLCGESAGAAAAEVDDMASHGLRIIAVAERELPGPPDVWLDRPAAEVEAGLALLGLIALHDPPRPDVSAVIQAARRAGIRIAMITGDHPATAAAIAREIGLAGTPEVVLEGADLPADEQMLGALLDRDGVVVSRVSPEQKLRVAKALQSRGHVVAMTGDGVNDGPALQEADIGVAMGLSGTDVAREAADLVLLDDHFGTIVAAIEQGRATYSNIRRFLTYHLTDNVAELTPFMIWALSGGQFPLALGVLQILALDIGTDLLPALALGAEPPGKRVLNRPPERRHLMDRALMIRAFFVLGPVEAALEMTAFSVVLFGGGWSRGNPGDPALLMAASGAAFTAVVLGQLANAFACRSATVPPWRQGWLTNPLLVWAVIAELAVLAACLYMVPLAALLGQRPPTPLGFAIAFLAIPAVFAADWLYKTGKRI; translated from the coding sequence ATGACGCAATGGGCAGGCCAGCCGACGCAGCTGCCGGACGCCGCCGGGCTGAGTTCGGACCGGGCCGCGGCGCTACTGAAGGAGCGGGGCCCCAATGTCCTGCCGGGGGAGAAGCGAACGCCGCAATGGCGGAAGCTCCTCGCTGAGCTGACCCACTTCTTCGCCCTGATGCTGTGGTTCGCAGCGGCACTGGCATTTGTCGCGGGCATGCCCGAACTTGCCCTTGCGATCATCGTGGTGGTTATTGTCAACGGGATTTTTGCCCACATCCAGCAGGAACGTGCCCAGCATGCAGCGGCGAAACTGCGCACCCTGCTCCCGGCGGAGGTGTCTGTCCGGCGGGACGGCCGTGTCATGAGGGTGCACGGCAGTGAACTGGTTCCGGGGGATGCAGTGCTGCTGTCCGCGGGTGACCGGGTGCCGGCCGACGTTGTCCTGGCTGAGGCGTCCTCCTGCACGGTTGACGAGTCGATGCTGACCGGCGAAAGTGAAGCCGTGCCGAAGGGCAGCGGGGACAGCGCCTGGGGCGGGACCTTCCTGGTCAACGGGGAAACCGACGCGGTGGTGACACGCACCGGGGCCGATACGCGTCTTGCGGGGATCGCCGCGCTGGCCAGCGCTACGGTGTCGCCGCCGTCGCCCCTTGCCCTGGAGCTGCGGCGGATCGTCCGCGTCATCGCGGCAGTGGCATTGGCCATGGCCGGATTCTTCTTCCTGGTCTCCCTGCTGGTGGGCATCCCGTGGCGCAACGCCTTCCTGTTCGCCATCGGTGTTGCCGTCGCGCTCATCCCTGAGGGACTCCTGCCCACTGTCACTCTTTCGCTGGCGATGGGCGCACAGCGGATGGCAGCGAGGAACGCGCTCGTCCGCAATCTGGAAGCAGTCGAAACCCTGGGCTCCACCACTTTCATCTGCACCGATAAGACCGGGACATTGACACAGAACAGGATGAACGCCGTCGAGGTTTTTACCACTGAAGGCCGTGTCAGGATCAGCGGGGCGGGCTACGAGCCTGCCGCGGCCATAGAGGGAACCGGTGTTGCGCTCGCCGCCCGGACAGCACTCGCGGCTCGCGCCGCTTCCCAGGGCCGCGCAGTCCTGCACGGGGATGAGTGGAAGGCCGACGGCGACCCGATGGAGGCCGCCATCGACGTCCTCGCCCGCCGGCTAAACGGAAGCGCACCAGAGAGCGCCAAGCCTTCGCGGCGCTTTGCCTTTGATCCCGGCCGCCGGCGGGAATCGGTGATCATCGGAAGCACGCTCTTCGTTAAAGGTGCACCGGAATCCGTGCTGCCCCTTTGCGGCGAGTCCGCTGGTGCCGCCGCTGCGGAAGTTGATGACATGGCCTCGCATGGTCTGCGCATCATCGCCGTTGCAGAGCGGGAACTTCCTGGCCCGCCGGATGTCTGGCTGGACCGGCCAGCGGCAGAAGTCGAAGCCGGCCTGGCCCTGCTTGGGCTGATAGCGCTTCATGACCCGCCCAGGCCCGACGTGTCCGCTGTGATTCAGGCTGCCCGGCGTGCGGGGATACGGATCGCAATGATTACCGGGGACCATCCTGCCACCGCTGCTGCGATAGCCCGTGAGATCGGCCTGGCCGGAACTCCTGAAGTGGTCCTGGAGGGGGCGGACCTGCCCGCCGATGAGCAGATGCTGGGCGCACTGCTGGACCGCGACGGCGTCGTGGTCAGCCGGGTGTCCCCTGAGCAGAAACTGCGTGTTGCCAAGGCCCTGCAAAGCCGCGGACATGTCGTGGCCATGACGGGGGACGGCGTCAACGATGGCCCGGCGCTGCAGGAGGCGGACATCGGGGTGGCCATGGGGCTCAGCGGAACGGACGTTGCCCGCGAAGCAGCGGACCTTGTCCTCCTCGATGACCATTTCGGCACAATCGTCGCAGCCATTGAACAAGGGCGGGCGACGTACTCGAACATCCGCCGGTTCCTTACCTACCATCTCACTGACAACGTCGCCGAACTGACTCCCTTCATGATCTGGGCGCTCTCCGGTGGCCAGTTTCCCCTCGCCCTGGGGGTGCTTCAAATCCTGGCACTGGACATCGGGACGGACCTGCTCCCCGCCTTGGCCCTCGGTGCGGAACCACCGGGCAAGCGGGTTCTGAACCGGCCGCCGGAGCGGCGCCACCTGATGGATCGCGCGCTGATGATCCGCGCTTTCTTCGTCCTGGGCCCGGTGGAGGCGGCCCTGGAAATGACGGCATTCTCCGTGGTCCTTTTCGGCGGAGGCTGGAGCCGGGGGAACCCGGGGGATCCGGCACTGCTGATGGCCGCGTCCGGAGCGGCCTTCACCGCCGTCGTGCTCGGCCAGTTGGCCAATGCCTTCGCCTGCCGCAGCGCTACCGTGCCGCCCTGGCGCCAGGGCTGGCTGACCAACCCGTTGCTAGTGTGGGCGGTGATCGCAGAGCTGGCCGTCCTCGCCGCCTGTCTGTACATGGTTCCGCTGGCAGCGCTGCTGGGGCAACGGCCGCCGACACCTCTTGGCTTTGCCATAGCGTTTCTCGCGATTCCCGCGGTCTTTGCAGCTGACTGGCTCTACAAGACAGGGAAGCGGATCTAA